A genome region from Coturnix japonica isolate 7356 chromosome 13, Coturnix japonica 2.1, whole genome shotgun sequence includes the following:
- the UIMC1 gene encoding BRCA1-A complex subunit RAP80 isoform X2, with amino-acid sequence MPRRKKAAEGPDSRGQDGEVEEEEKRGAANAKKKRSFVDAFIVISDSDGEESKEDSGLQTKRTKQQLDRTKFAAKKKIAQMTEEEQFALALKMSEQEARQVNCQEEEEEELLRKAIAESLSSCQPLDSSDTTPQLSVDVLDTQGQSHPAEQEGCGILGGLASCPVTLSSKGSSHSQSTSTDGSGQMDVARSPLVVLRRLSQEIVESSLVSSIIVSPGKSQPLTRSSEKSSSPPKSDSSPLREDFISLSPTFGRVSSGSWRLTPRRLFTSPSSRAADHKPKEQPLPCSDHSAGEGSAGSSAQLLKSWTTEQGGSRRMSGAGAGTKHTPHSRRAATVYVSTEQAEQNEVSSSSPELCMLDVAEKKHEEEARDTVHYYWGIPFCPKGVDPNQYTNVILCQLEVYQKSLKQAQRQLLHKKEFGNPIVPSSSLSQNELGKGEQISRENGVADDTEDGDAGTQKECENITWLLPSKKREAESPGHSVEEEKNSASDDEPTTSYCQASQVLSTEGVRGDGEPMQTAQSVCTLTPLGSKRSPDIARQNSAEEEISVCPETQPSLSESIEPEREELSSVSKDAPMQAGADGGADRTLSEGNHMADHVPCPLCDRVFPAAEIELHAMYCNGIAATDRPVLTRGRRESRSKAAGGEGSQASSDSDKCEKCYLCKSLVPLLQYQRHVDSCLQAARQAQGTRKLRSTKVAARHKGGLLSMLELSESKSAGADTGTPIPAVEDRGNRPALPPGAEDAEPAEHSARSLLPPPSDPPPPRAGRRRKRKL; translated from the exons ATGCCAAGGAGAAAGAAGGCCGCGGAGGGTCCTGACTCTCGAGGTCAGGATGGAGAGgtagaagaggaagagaagaggggTGCAGCCAATGCCAAGAAGAAACGCAGCTTCGTGGACGCGTTTATTGTTATATCTGACAGCGATGGAGAG GAGTCAAAGGAAGACAGCGGATTGCAAAcgaaaagaacaaaacagcagctggaTAGAACCAAGTTTGctgctaaaaagaaaattgcac AGATGACTGAAGAGGAACAGTTTGCACTGGCCCTGAAAATGAGTGAGCAAGAAGCCAGACAAGTGAACTGtcaggaagaggaggaagaggaactCTTGAGGAAGGCCATTGCTGAGAGCCTAAGT AGCTGTCAGCCCTTGGATTCCTCTGATACAACCCCGCAGTTGTCTGTGGATGTGCTGGACACACAAGGCCAAAGCCACCCCGCTGAGCAAGAGGGCTGTGGGATCCTGGGAGGCCTTGCATCTTGCCCTGTCACCCTTTCCTCCAAGGGCAGCTCCCACTCACAGAGCACCAGCACTGATGGGAGTGGACAGATGGATGTTGCCCGGAGCCCCCTGGTAGTGTTGAGGAGGTTAAGCCAGGAAATCGTTGAAAGCTCACTAGTATCCAGCATAATCGTGTCTCCGGGGAAGAGCCAGCCTTTGACAAGGTCAAGCGAAAAGTCTTCCTCGCCACCTAAGAGTGATTCTAGTCCCCTGAGAGAGGACTTCATCTCTTTGAGTCCCACCTTTGGCAGGGTTTCTTCAGGTTCCTGGCGGCTGACACCTCGGAGACTGTTCACAAGCCCCTCTTCCAGAGCAGCAGACCACAAACCAAAagagcagcccctgccctgctctgacCATTCTGCGGGagaaggcagtgctgggagctcagcccagctcctgAAGAGCTGGACCACAGAGCAGGGTGGCAGCCGCAGGATGAGCGGTGCTGGGGCAGGCACTAAGCACACCCCACACTCCAGGCGTGCTGCCACTGTCTATGTTAGCACAGagcaagcagagcagaatgAGGTGTCCAGCTCTTCTCCTGAGCTTTGCATGCTGGATGTGGCGGAGAAGAAGCACGAGGAGGAGGCAAGAGACACAGTGCACTATTACTGGGGCATCCCATTCTGCCCCAAGGGGGTGGACCCCAACCAGTACACCAATGTCATCTTGTGTCAGCTGGAGGTTTACCAGAAAAGCTTGAAGCAGGCTCAGAGGCAGCTATTACATAAGAAGGAGTTTGGTAACCCAATTGTGCCCAGTTCTTCCTTAAGCCAAAATGAGCTCgggaaaggagagcagataAGCAGAGAGAATGGGGTTGCAGATGACACAGAAGATGGAGATGCAGGCACTCAGAAGGAGTGTGAGAACATCACCTGGCTCCTCCCTTCAAAGAAGAGGGAGGCAGAAAGTCCAGGGCACAGtgtggaagaagagaagaactcTGCATCTGATGATGAGCCAACCACAAGCTACTGCCAG GCCTCCCAGGTGCTGTCCACAGAGGGTGTGCGTGGAGATGGGGAGCCCATGCAAACCGCACAGAG CGTCTGCACATTGACCCCACTTGGCAGTAAGAGGAGCCCAGACATTGCCAGACAGAACTCTGCAGAAGAAGAGATCTCCGTTTGCCCAG AGACCCAGCCGAGTCTGTCGGAAAGCATCGAACCAGAGAGAGAAGAGCTTTCCTCGGTCAGCAAAGATGCACCCATGCAG GCTGGTGCAGATGGTGGTGCTGACAGGACTCTGTCTGAGGGCAACCACATGGCTGACCACGTTCCATGCCCACTGTGTGACCGAGTGTTCCCAGCTGCGGAGATCGAGCTGCACGCCATGTACTGCAATGGCATCGCCGCCACGGACAGACCAG TGCTCACTCGGGGTCGGAGAGAGTCACGAAGTAAAGCTGCAGGCGGTGAAGGCAGCCAGGCATCCTCAGATTCTGACAA GTGTGAGAAGTGCTACCTCTGTAAGTCACTGGTGCCACTGCTGCAATATCAGAGGCACGTGGACAGCTGCCTCCAGGCTGCTAGGCAAGCTCAGGGAACCAGGAAGCTGCGAAGCACCAAG GTTGCGGCAAGGCACAAGGGGGGACTCCTCAGCATGTTGGAGCTCTCGGAGAGCAAGTCTGCAG GTGCTGACACGGGGACCCCCATCCCTGCAGTAGAAGACCGAGGGAACCGCCCGGCGCTGCCGCCCGGCGCCGAGGATGCTGAGCCGGCCGAGCACAGCGCTcgctccctcctgccccccccgtccgaccccccccctccccgtgCCGGGCGCCGCAGGAAGCGCAAGTTGTGA
- the UIMC1 gene encoding BRCA1-A complex subunit RAP80 isoform X1 — protein MPRRKKAAEGPDSRGQDGEVEEEEKRGAANAKKKRSFVDAFIVISDSDGEQESKEDSGLQTKRTKQQLDRTKFAAKKKIAQMTEEEQFALALKMSEQEARQVNCQEEEEEELLRKAIAESLSSCQPLDSSDTTPQLSVDVLDTQGQSHPAEQEGCGILGGLASCPVTLSSKGSSHSQSTSTDGSGQMDVARSPLVVLRRLSQEIVESSLVSSIIVSPGKSQPLTRSSEKSSSPPKSDSSPLREDFISLSPTFGRVSSGSWRLTPRRLFTSPSSRAADHKPKEQPLPCSDHSAGEGSAGSSAQLLKSWTTEQGGSRRMSGAGAGTKHTPHSRRAATVYVSTEQAEQNEVSSSSPELCMLDVAEKKHEEEARDTVHYYWGIPFCPKGVDPNQYTNVILCQLEVYQKSLKQAQRQLLHKKEFGNPIVPSSSLSQNELGKGEQISRENGVADDTEDGDAGTQKECENITWLLPSKKREAESPGHSVEEEKNSASDDEPTTSYCQASQVLSTEGVRGDGEPMQTAQSVCTLTPLGSKRSPDIARQNSAEEEISVCPETQPSLSESIEPEREELSSVSKDAPMQAGADGGADRTLSEGNHMADHVPCPLCDRVFPAAEIELHAMYCNGIAATDRPVLTRGRRESRSKAAGGEGSQASSDSDKCEKCYLCKSLVPLLQYQRHVDSCLQAARQAQGTRKLRSTKVAARHKGGLLSMLELSESKSAGADTGTPIPAVEDRGNRPALPPGAEDAEPAEHSARSLLPPPSDPPPPRAGRRRKRKL, from the exons ATGCCAAGGAGAAAGAAGGCCGCGGAGGGTCCTGACTCTCGAGGTCAGGATGGAGAGgtagaagaggaagagaagaggggTGCAGCCAATGCCAAGAAGAAACGCAGCTTCGTGGACGCGTTTATTGTTATATCTGACAGCGATGGAGAG CAGGAGTCAAAGGAAGACAGCGGATTGCAAAcgaaaagaacaaaacagcagctggaTAGAACCAAGTTTGctgctaaaaagaaaattgcac AGATGACTGAAGAGGAACAGTTTGCACTGGCCCTGAAAATGAGTGAGCAAGAAGCCAGACAAGTGAACTGtcaggaagaggaggaagaggaactCTTGAGGAAGGCCATTGCTGAGAGCCTAAGT AGCTGTCAGCCCTTGGATTCCTCTGATACAACCCCGCAGTTGTCTGTGGATGTGCTGGACACACAAGGCCAAAGCCACCCCGCTGAGCAAGAGGGCTGTGGGATCCTGGGAGGCCTTGCATCTTGCCCTGTCACCCTTTCCTCCAAGGGCAGCTCCCACTCACAGAGCACCAGCACTGATGGGAGTGGACAGATGGATGTTGCCCGGAGCCCCCTGGTAGTGTTGAGGAGGTTAAGCCAGGAAATCGTTGAAAGCTCACTAGTATCCAGCATAATCGTGTCTCCGGGGAAGAGCCAGCCTTTGACAAGGTCAAGCGAAAAGTCTTCCTCGCCACCTAAGAGTGATTCTAGTCCCCTGAGAGAGGACTTCATCTCTTTGAGTCCCACCTTTGGCAGGGTTTCTTCAGGTTCCTGGCGGCTGACACCTCGGAGACTGTTCACAAGCCCCTCTTCCAGAGCAGCAGACCACAAACCAAAagagcagcccctgccctgctctgacCATTCTGCGGGagaaggcagtgctgggagctcagcccagctcctgAAGAGCTGGACCACAGAGCAGGGTGGCAGCCGCAGGATGAGCGGTGCTGGGGCAGGCACTAAGCACACCCCACACTCCAGGCGTGCTGCCACTGTCTATGTTAGCACAGagcaagcagagcagaatgAGGTGTCCAGCTCTTCTCCTGAGCTTTGCATGCTGGATGTGGCGGAGAAGAAGCACGAGGAGGAGGCAAGAGACACAGTGCACTATTACTGGGGCATCCCATTCTGCCCCAAGGGGGTGGACCCCAACCAGTACACCAATGTCATCTTGTGTCAGCTGGAGGTTTACCAGAAAAGCTTGAAGCAGGCTCAGAGGCAGCTATTACATAAGAAGGAGTTTGGTAACCCAATTGTGCCCAGTTCTTCCTTAAGCCAAAATGAGCTCgggaaaggagagcagataAGCAGAGAGAATGGGGTTGCAGATGACACAGAAGATGGAGATGCAGGCACTCAGAAGGAGTGTGAGAACATCACCTGGCTCCTCCCTTCAAAGAAGAGGGAGGCAGAAAGTCCAGGGCACAGtgtggaagaagagaagaactcTGCATCTGATGATGAGCCAACCACAAGCTACTGCCAG GCCTCCCAGGTGCTGTCCACAGAGGGTGTGCGTGGAGATGGGGAGCCCATGCAAACCGCACAGAG CGTCTGCACATTGACCCCACTTGGCAGTAAGAGGAGCCCAGACATTGCCAGACAGAACTCTGCAGAAGAAGAGATCTCCGTTTGCCCAG AGACCCAGCCGAGTCTGTCGGAAAGCATCGAACCAGAGAGAGAAGAGCTTTCCTCGGTCAGCAAAGATGCACCCATGCAG GCTGGTGCAGATGGTGGTGCTGACAGGACTCTGTCTGAGGGCAACCACATGGCTGACCACGTTCCATGCCCACTGTGTGACCGAGTGTTCCCAGCTGCGGAGATCGAGCTGCACGCCATGTACTGCAATGGCATCGCCGCCACGGACAGACCAG TGCTCACTCGGGGTCGGAGAGAGTCACGAAGTAAAGCTGCAGGCGGTGAAGGCAGCCAGGCATCCTCAGATTCTGACAA GTGTGAGAAGTGCTACCTCTGTAAGTCACTGGTGCCACTGCTGCAATATCAGAGGCACGTGGACAGCTGCCTCCAGGCTGCTAGGCAAGCTCAGGGAACCAGGAAGCTGCGAAGCACCAAG GTTGCGGCAAGGCACAAGGGGGGACTCCTCAGCATGTTGGAGCTCTCGGAGAGCAAGTCTGCAG GTGCTGACACGGGGACCCCCATCCCTGCAGTAGAAGACCGAGGGAACCGCCCGGCGCTGCCGCCCGGCGCCGAGGATGCTGAGCCGGCCGAGCACAGCGCTcgctccctcctgccccccccgtccgaccccccccctccccgtgCCGGGCGCCGCAGGAAGCGCAAGTTGTGA
- the UIMC1 gene encoding BRCA1-A complex subunit RAP80 isoform X4, which produces MPRRKKAAEGPDSRGQDGEVEEEEKRGAANAKKKRSFVDAFIVISDSDGEQESKEDSGLQTKRTKQQLDRTKFAAKKKIAQMTEEEQFALALKMSEQEARQVNCQEEEEEELLRKAIAESLSSCQPLDSSDTTPQLSVDVLDTQGQSHPAEQEGCGILGGLASCPVTLSSKGSSHSQSTSTDGSGQMDVARSPLVVLRRLSQEIVESSLVSSIIVSPGKSQPLTRSSEKSSSPPKSDSSPLREDFISLSPTFGRVSSGSWRLTPRRLFTSPSSRAADHKPKEQPLPCSDHSAGEGSAGSSAQLLKSWTTEQGGSRRMSGAGAGTKHTPHSRRAATVYVSTEQAEQNEVSSSSPELCMLDVAEKKHEEEARDTVHYYWGIPFCPKGVDPNQYTNVILCQLEVYQKSLKQAQRQLLHKKEFGNPIVPSSSLSQNELGKGEQISRENGVADDTEDGDAGTQKECENITWLLPSKKREAESPGHSVEEEKNSASDDEPTTSYCQASQVLSTEGVRGDGEPMQTAQSVCTLTPLGSKRSPDIARQNSAEEEISVCPETQPSLSESIEPEREELSSVSKDAPMQAGADGGADRTLSEGNHMADHVPCPLCDRVFPAAEIELHAMYCNGIAATDRPVLTRGRRESRSKAAGGEGSQASSDSDKLRQGTRGDSSACWSSRRASLQVLTRGPPSLQ; this is translated from the exons ATGCCAAGGAGAAAGAAGGCCGCGGAGGGTCCTGACTCTCGAGGTCAGGATGGAGAGgtagaagaggaagagaagaggggTGCAGCCAATGCCAAGAAGAAACGCAGCTTCGTGGACGCGTTTATTGTTATATCTGACAGCGATGGAGAG CAGGAGTCAAAGGAAGACAGCGGATTGCAAAcgaaaagaacaaaacagcagctggaTAGAACCAAGTTTGctgctaaaaagaaaattgcac AGATGACTGAAGAGGAACAGTTTGCACTGGCCCTGAAAATGAGTGAGCAAGAAGCCAGACAAGTGAACTGtcaggaagaggaggaagaggaactCTTGAGGAAGGCCATTGCTGAGAGCCTAAGT AGCTGTCAGCCCTTGGATTCCTCTGATACAACCCCGCAGTTGTCTGTGGATGTGCTGGACACACAAGGCCAAAGCCACCCCGCTGAGCAAGAGGGCTGTGGGATCCTGGGAGGCCTTGCATCTTGCCCTGTCACCCTTTCCTCCAAGGGCAGCTCCCACTCACAGAGCACCAGCACTGATGGGAGTGGACAGATGGATGTTGCCCGGAGCCCCCTGGTAGTGTTGAGGAGGTTAAGCCAGGAAATCGTTGAAAGCTCACTAGTATCCAGCATAATCGTGTCTCCGGGGAAGAGCCAGCCTTTGACAAGGTCAAGCGAAAAGTCTTCCTCGCCACCTAAGAGTGATTCTAGTCCCCTGAGAGAGGACTTCATCTCTTTGAGTCCCACCTTTGGCAGGGTTTCTTCAGGTTCCTGGCGGCTGACACCTCGGAGACTGTTCACAAGCCCCTCTTCCAGAGCAGCAGACCACAAACCAAAagagcagcccctgccctgctctgacCATTCTGCGGGagaaggcagtgctgggagctcagcccagctcctgAAGAGCTGGACCACAGAGCAGGGTGGCAGCCGCAGGATGAGCGGTGCTGGGGCAGGCACTAAGCACACCCCACACTCCAGGCGTGCTGCCACTGTCTATGTTAGCACAGagcaagcagagcagaatgAGGTGTCCAGCTCTTCTCCTGAGCTTTGCATGCTGGATGTGGCGGAGAAGAAGCACGAGGAGGAGGCAAGAGACACAGTGCACTATTACTGGGGCATCCCATTCTGCCCCAAGGGGGTGGACCCCAACCAGTACACCAATGTCATCTTGTGTCAGCTGGAGGTTTACCAGAAAAGCTTGAAGCAGGCTCAGAGGCAGCTATTACATAAGAAGGAGTTTGGTAACCCAATTGTGCCCAGTTCTTCCTTAAGCCAAAATGAGCTCgggaaaggagagcagataAGCAGAGAGAATGGGGTTGCAGATGACACAGAAGATGGAGATGCAGGCACTCAGAAGGAGTGTGAGAACATCACCTGGCTCCTCCCTTCAAAGAAGAGGGAGGCAGAAAGTCCAGGGCACAGtgtggaagaagagaagaactcTGCATCTGATGATGAGCCAACCACAAGCTACTGCCAG GCCTCCCAGGTGCTGTCCACAGAGGGTGTGCGTGGAGATGGGGAGCCCATGCAAACCGCACAGAG CGTCTGCACATTGACCCCACTTGGCAGTAAGAGGAGCCCAGACATTGCCAGACAGAACTCTGCAGAAGAAGAGATCTCCGTTTGCCCAG AGACCCAGCCGAGTCTGTCGGAAAGCATCGAACCAGAGAGAGAAGAGCTTTCCTCGGTCAGCAAAGATGCACCCATGCAG GCTGGTGCAGATGGTGGTGCTGACAGGACTCTGTCTGAGGGCAACCACATGGCTGACCACGTTCCATGCCCACTGTGTGACCGAGTGTTCCCAGCTGCGGAGATCGAGCTGCACGCCATGTACTGCAATGGCATCGCCGCCACGGACAGACCAG TGCTCACTCGGGGTCGGAGAGAGTCACGAAGTAAAGCTGCAGGCGGTGAAGGCAGCCAGGCATCCTCAGATTCTGACAA GTTGCGGCAAGGCACAAGGGGGGACTCCTCAGCATGTTGGAGCTCTCGGAGAGCAAGTCTGCAG GTGCTGACACGGGGACCCCCATCCCTGCAGTAG
- the UIMC1 gene encoding BRCA1-A complex subunit RAP80 isoform X6, whose amino-acid sequence MPRRKKAAEGPDSRGQDGEVEEEEKRGAANAKKKRSFVDAFIVISDSDGEQESKEDSGLQTKRTKQQLDRTKFAAKKKIAQMTEEEQFALALKMSEQEARQVNCQEEEEEELLRKAIAESLSSCQPLDSSDTTPQLSVDVLDTQGQSHPAEQEGCGILGGLASCPVTLSSKGSSHSQSTSTDGSGQMDVARSPLVVLRRLSQEIVESSLVSSIIVSPGKSQPLTRSSEKSSSPPKSDSSPLREDFISLSPTFGRVSSGSWRLTPRRLFTSPSSRAADHKPKEQPLPCSDHSAGEGSAGSSAQLLKSWTTEQGGSRRMSGAGAGTKHTPHSRRAATVYVSTEQAEQNEVSSSSPELCMLDVAEKKHEEEARDTVHYYWGIPFCPKGVDPNQYTNVILCQLEVYQKSLKQAQRQLLHKKEFGNPIVPSSSLSQNELGKGEQISRENGVADDTEDGDAGTQKECENITWLLPSKKREAESPGHSVEEEKNSASDDEPTTSYCQASQVLSTEGVRGDGEPMQTAQSVCTLTPLGSKRSPDIARQNSAEEEISVCPETQPSLSESIEPEREELSSVSKDAPMQAGADGGADRTLSEGNHMADHVPCPLCDRVFPAAEIELHAMYCNGIAATDRPVLTRGRRESRSKAAGGEGSQASSDSDK is encoded by the exons ATGCCAAGGAGAAAGAAGGCCGCGGAGGGTCCTGACTCTCGAGGTCAGGATGGAGAGgtagaagaggaagagaagaggggTGCAGCCAATGCCAAGAAGAAACGCAGCTTCGTGGACGCGTTTATTGTTATATCTGACAGCGATGGAGAG CAGGAGTCAAAGGAAGACAGCGGATTGCAAAcgaaaagaacaaaacagcagctggaTAGAACCAAGTTTGctgctaaaaagaaaattgcac AGATGACTGAAGAGGAACAGTTTGCACTGGCCCTGAAAATGAGTGAGCAAGAAGCCAGACAAGTGAACTGtcaggaagaggaggaagaggaactCTTGAGGAAGGCCATTGCTGAGAGCCTAAGT AGCTGTCAGCCCTTGGATTCCTCTGATACAACCCCGCAGTTGTCTGTGGATGTGCTGGACACACAAGGCCAAAGCCACCCCGCTGAGCAAGAGGGCTGTGGGATCCTGGGAGGCCTTGCATCTTGCCCTGTCACCCTTTCCTCCAAGGGCAGCTCCCACTCACAGAGCACCAGCACTGATGGGAGTGGACAGATGGATGTTGCCCGGAGCCCCCTGGTAGTGTTGAGGAGGTTAAGCCAGGAAATCGTTGAAAGCTCACTAGTATCCAGCATAATCGTGTCTCCGGGGAAGAGCCAGCCTTTGACAAGGTCAAGCGAAAAGTCTTCCTCGCCACCTAAGAGTGATTCTAGTCCCCTGAGAGAGGACTTCATCTCTTTGAGTCCCACCTTTGGCAGGGTTTCTTCAGGTTCCTGGCGGCTGACACCTCGGAGACTGTTCACAAGCCCCTCTTCCAGAGCAGCAGACCACAAACCAAAagagcagcccctgccctgctctgacCATTCTGCGGGagaaggcagtgctgggagctcagcccagctcctgAAGAGCTGGACCACAGAGCAGGGTGGCAGCCGCAGGATGAGCGGTGCTGGGGCAGGCACTAAGCACACCCCACACTCCAGGCGTGCTGCCACTGTCTATGTTAGCACAGagcaagcagagcagaatgAGGTGTCCAGCTCTTCTCCTGAGCTTTGCATGCTGGATGTGGCGGAGAAGAAGCACGAGGAGGAGGCAAGAGACACAGTGCACTATTACTGGGGCATCCCATTCTGCCCCAAGGGGGTGGACCCCAACCAGTACACCAATGTCATCTTGTGTCAGCTGGAGGTTTACCAGAAAAGCTTGAAGCAGGCTCAGAGGCAGCTATTACATAAGAAGGAGTTTGGTAACCCAATTGTGCCCAGTTCTTCCTTAAGCCAAAATGAGCTCgggaaaggagagcagataAGCAGAGAGAATGGGGTTGCAGATGACACAGAAGATGGAGATGCAGGCACTCAGAAGGAGTGTGAGAACATCACCTGGCTCCTCCCTTCAAAGAAGAGGGAGGCAGAAAGTCCAGGGCACAGtgtggaagaagagaagaactcTGCATCTGATGATGAGCCAACCACAAGCTACTGCCAG GCCTCCCAGGTGCTGTCCACAGAGGGTGTGCGTGGAGATGGGGAGCCCATGCAAACCGCACAGAG CGTCTGCACATTGACCCCACTTGGCAGTAAGAGGAGCCCAGACATTGCCAGACAGAACTCTGCAGAAGAAGAGATCTCCGTTTGCCCAG AGACCCAGCCGAGTCTGTCGGAAAGCATCGAACCAGAGAGAGAAGAGCTTTCCTCGGTCAGCAAAGATGCACCCATGCAG GCTGGTGCAGATGGTGGTGCTGACAGGACTCTGTCTGAGGGCAACCACATGGCTGACCACGTTCCATGCCCACTGTGTGACCGAGTGTTCCCAGCTGCGGAGATCGAGCTGCACGCCATGTACTGCAATGGCATCGCCGCCACGGACAGACCAG TGCTCACTCGGGGTCGGAGAGAGTCACGAAGTAAAGCTGCAGGCGGTGAAGGCAGCCAGGCATCCTCAGATTCTGACAAGTAA
- the UIMC1 gene encoding BRCA1-A complex subunit RAP80 isoform X5, whose product MPRRKKAAEGPDSRGQDGEVEEEEKRGAANAKKKRSFVDAFIVISDSDGEQESKEDSGLQTKRTKQQLDRTKFAAKKKIAQMTEEEQFALALKMSEQEARQVNCQEEEEEELLRKAIAESLSSCQPLDSSDTTPQLSVDVLDTQGQSHPAEQEGCGILGGLASCPVTLSSKGSSHSQSTSTDGSGQMDVARSPLVVLRRLSQEIVESSLVSSIIVSPGKSQPLTRSSEKSSSPPKSDSSPLREDFISLSPTFGRVSSGSWRLTPRRLFTSPSSRAADHKPKEQPLPCSDHSAGEGSAGSSAQLLKSWTTEQGGSRRMSGAGAGTKHTPHSRRAATVYVSTEQAEQNEVSSSSPELCMLDVAEKKHEEEARDTVHYYWGIPFCPKGVDPNQYTNVILCQLEVYQKSLKQAQRQLLHKKEFGNPIVPSSSLSQNELGKGEQISRENGVADDTEDGDAGTQKECENITWLLPSKKREAESPGHSVEEEKNSASDDEPTTSYCQASQVLSTEGVRGDGEPMQTAQSVCTLTPLGSKRSPDIARQNSAEEEISVCPETQPSLSESIEPEREELSSVSKDAPMQAGADGGADRTLSEGNHMADHVPCPLCDRVFPAAEIELHAMYCNGIAATDRPVLTRGRRESRSKAAGGEGSQASSDSDKHSIVLSLGISCTNEGV is encoded by the exons ATGCCAAGGAGAAAGAAGGCCGCGGAGGGTCCTGACTCTCGAGGTCAGGATGGAGAGgtagaagaggaagagaagaggggTGCAGCCAATGCCAAGAAGAAACGCAGCTTCGTGGACGCGTTTATTGTTATATCTGACAGCGATGGAGAG CAGGAGTCAAAGGAAGACAGCGGATTGCAAAcgaaaagaacaaaacagcagctggaTAGAACCAAGTTTGctgctaaaaagaaaattgcac AGATGACTGAAGAGGAACAGTTTGCACTGGCCCTGAAAATGAGTGAGCAAGAAGCCAGACAAGTGAACTGtcaggaagaggaggaagaggaactCTTGAGGAAGGCCATTGCTGAGAGCCTAAGT AGCTGTCAGCCCTTGGATTCCTCTGATACAACCCCGCAGTTGTCTGTGGATGTGCTGGACACACAAGGCCAAAGCCACCCCGCTGAGCAAGAGGGCTGTGGGATCCTGGGAGGCCTTGCATCTTGCCCTGTCACCCTTTCCTCCAAGGGCAGCTCCCACTCACAGAGCACCAGCACTGATGGGAGTGGACAGATGGATGTTGCCCGGAGCCCCCTGGTAGTGTTGAGGAGGTTAAGCCAGGAAATCGTTGAAAGCTCACTAGTATCCAGCATAATCGTGTCTCCGGGGAAGAGCCAGCCTTTGACAAGGTCAAGCGAAAAGTCTTCCTCGCCACCTAAGAGTGATTCTAGTCCCCTGAGAGAGGACTTCATCTCTTTGAGTCCCACCTTTGGCAGGGTTTCTTCAGGTTCCTGGCGGCTGACACCTCGGAGACTGTTCACAAGCCCCTCTTCCAGAGCAGCAGACCACAAACCAAAagagcagcccctgccctgctctgacCATTCTGCGGGagaaggcagtgctgggagctcagcccagctcctgAAGAGCTGGACCACAGAGCAGGGTGGCAGCCGCAGGATGAGCGGTGCTGGGGCAGGCACTAAGCACACCCCACACTCCAGGCGTGCTGCCACTGTCTATGTTAGCACAGagcaagcagagcagaatgAGGTGTCCAGCTCTTCTCCTGAGCTTTGCATGCTGGATGTGGCGGAGAAGAAGCACGAGGAGGAGGCAAGAGACACAGTGCACTATTACTGGGGCATCCCATTCTGCCCCAAGGGGGTGGACCCCAACCAGTACACCAATGTCATCTTGTGTCAGCTGGAGGTTTACCAGAAAAGCTTGAAGCAGGCTCAGAGGCAGCTATTACATAAGAAGGAGTTTGGTAACCCAATTGTGCCCAGTTCTTCCTTAAGCCAAAATGAGCTCgggaaaggagagcagataAGCAGAGAGAATGGGGTTGCAGATGACACAGAAGATGGAGATGCAGGCACTCAGAAGGAGTGTGAGAACATCACCTGGCTCCTCCCTTCAAAGAAGAGGGAGGCAGAAAGTCCAGGGCACAGtgtggaagaagagaagaactcTGCATCTGATGATGAGCCAACCACAAGCTACTGCCAG GCCTCCCAGGTGCTGTCCACAGAGGGTGTGCGTGGAGATGGGGAGCCCATGCAAACCGCACAGAG CGTCTGCACATTGACCCCACTTGGCAGTAAGAGGAGCCCAGACATTGCCAGACAGAACTCTGCAGAAGAAGAGATCTCCGTTTGCCCAG AGACCCAGCCGAGTCTGTCGGAAAGCATCGAACCAGAGAGAGAAGAGCTTTCCTCGGTCAGCAAAGATGCACCCATGCAG GCTGGTGCAGATGGTGGTGCTGACAGGACTCTGTCTGAGGGCAACCACATGGCTGACCACGTTCCATGCCCACTGTGTGACCGAGTGTTCCCAGCTGCGGAGATCGAGCTGCACGCCATGTACTGCAATGGCATCGCCGCCACGGACAGACCAG TGCTCACTCGGGGTCGGAGAGAGTCACGAAGTAAAGCTGCAGGCGGTGAAGGCAGCCAGGCATCCTCAGATTCTGACAA GCACTCAATTGTCCTGAGCCTGGGCATCTCCTGCACAAATGAGGGGGTTTGA